A section of the Corvus hawaiiensis isolate bCorHaw1 chromosome 14, bCorHaw1.pri.cur, whole genome shotgun sequence genome encodes:
- the CHRDL1 gene encoding chordin-like protein 1 isoform X3, translating into MKRKWILEDFNFIFFGVLCLLFIDGGKLEQIKHSDTYCVFQDKKYRVGERWHPYLEPYGLVYCVNCLCSENGNVLCSRIRCPSLHCASPVHVPQLCCPRCPDSLFSVSSKITGKSCEYNGTTYHHGEMFVAEGLFQNRQANQCAQCSCSEGNVYCGLKTCPKLTCSFPVSVPESCCPVCRGDGELSWEHSDGDIFRQPANREARHSYHRSHYDLSPSSARQVVNIPRFANARSNRGVLTDPQQASGTIVQIVINSKHKHGRVCVSNGKTYSHGESWHPNLRAFGIVECVLCTCNITKQECKKIHCPEQYPCKYPQKVEGKCCKVCPEEVPSQTFDNKDYFCGKETFPVYESIFTEEGETIRKIAIEIEKPPQIEIHVWTIRIGILRHFYVEKLSKREFEELPYFKLITRTTLSQWKIFSEGEAQISQMCESRVCRTELEDLVKVLYLEKSEKGHC; encoded by the exons atgaaaagaaagtgGATATTGGaggattttaattttatcttttttggtGTGCTCTGCCTCCTTTTCATAGATGGAGGTAAACTAGAACAAATAAAAC ATTCAGATACATACTGTGTGTTCCAAGATAAGAAGTACCGTGTAGGAGAAAGATGGCATCCTTATCTAGAACCCTATGGCCTTGTTTACTGCGTTAATTGTCTTTGCTCAGAG aatggaaatgttttgtgcAGCAGAATAAGATGCCCAAGTCTACACTGTGCTTCCCCTGTGCATGTaccacagctgtgctgcccaCGATGCCCAG ACTCCCTTTTCTCAGTAAGCAGCAAAATCACTGGGAAATCCTGTGAATACAATGGCACCACCTACCACCATGGCGAAATGTTTGTGGCTGAGGGCCTTTTCCAAAACAGGCAAGCAAACCAGTGTGCCCAGTGCAGCTGCTCA GAAGGAAATGTGTACTGTGGATTGAAGACCTGTCCCAAATTAACTTGCTCTTTCCCAGTTTCTGTTCCGGAGTCCTGCTGTCCAGTTTGCAGAG GAGATGGAGAATTATCATGGGAACATTCTGACGGAGACATCTTCCGGCAGCCAGCCAACAGGGAAGCT AGACACTCATACCATCGCTCCCATTATGACCTgtcacccagctctgccaggcaggTAGTCAACATTCCACGATTTGCCAATGCCAGGAGTAACCGTGGAGTCCTAACGGATCCCCAGCAGGCCTCAGGAACAATAGTACAAATCGTCATCAACAGCAAGCATAAGCATGGACGAG tttGTGTTTCAAATGGCAAAACATACTCACATGGTGAATCTTGGCATCCCAATCTCCGGGCCTTTGGAATTGTAGAGTGTGTGTTGTGCACCTGCAACATCACCAAACAAGAATGTAAGAAAATTCACTGTCCAGAACAATATCCCTGCAAATACCCTCAGAAAGTAGAAGGAAAATGCTGTAAAGTTTGTCCAG aagaagTGCCAAGTCAAACCTTTGACAACAAGGATTACTTCTGTGGGAAAGAGACATTTCCTGTCTATGAATCCATTTTCACAGAGGAAGGAGAAACCATCAGGAAAATTGCAATAGAGATTGAAAAGCCACCTCAAATAGAAATACATGTGTGGACAATTAGAATAG GGATTCTGCGTCACTTCTATGTTGAAAAACTGTCCAAGAGAGAATTTGAAGAACTTCCTTACTTCAAGTTGATAACAAGAACAACCCTTA gcCAGTGGAAAATATTTAGCGAGGGAGAAGCTCAGATCAGCCAAATGTGTGAAAGCAGAGTGTGCAGGACTGAGCTCGAGGATTTGGTAAAGGTTTTGTACCTTGAAAAGTCTGAAAAGGGTCACTGTTAA
- the CHRDL1 gene encoding chordin-like protein 1 isoform X1: protein MKRKWILEDFNFIFFGVLCLLFIDGGKLEQIKHSDTYCVFQDKKYRVGERWHPYLEPYGLVYCVNCLCSENGNVLCSRIRCPSLHCASPVHVPQLCCPRCPEDSLFSVSSKITGKSCEYNGTTYHHGEMFVAEGLFQNRQANQCAQCSCSEGNVYCGLKTCPKLTCSFPVSVPESCCPVCRGDGELSWEHSDGDIFRQPANREARHSYHRSHYDLSPSSARQVVNIPRFANARSNRGVLTDPQQASGTIVQIVINSKHKHGRVCVSNGKTYSHGESWHPNLRAFGIVECVLCTCNITKQECKKIHCPEQYPCKYPQKVEGKCCKVCPEEVPSQTFDNKDYFCGKETFPVYESIFTEEGETIRKIAIEIEKPPQIEIHVWTIRIGILRHFYVEKLSKREFEELPYFKLITRTTLSQWKIFSEGEAQISQMCESRVCRTELEDLVKVLYLEKSEKGHC, encoded by the exons atgaaaagaaagtgGATATTGGaggattttaattttatcttttttggtGTGCTCTGCCTCCTTTTCATAGATGGAGGTAAACTAGAACAAATAAAAC ATTCAGATACATACTGTGTGTTCCAAGATAAGAAGTACCGTGTAGGAGAAAGATGGCATCCTTATCTAGAACCCTATGGCCTTGTTTACTGCGTTAATTGTCTTTGCTCAGAG aatggaaatgttttgtgcAGCAGAATAAGATGCCCAAGTCTACACTGTGCTTCCCCTGTGCATGTaccacagctgtgctgcccaCGATGCCCAG AAGACTCCCTTTTCTCAGTAAGCAGCAAAATCACTGGGAAATCCTGTGAATACAATGGCACCACCTACCACCATGGCGAAATGTTTGTGGCTGAGGGCCTTTTCCAAAACAGGCAAGCAAACCAGTGTGCCCAGTGCAGCTGCTCA GAAGGAAATGTGTACTGTGGATTGAAGACCTGTCCCAAATTAACTTGCTCTTTCCCAGTTTCTGTTCCGGAGTCCTGCTGTCCAGTTTGCAGAG GAGATGGAGAATTATCATGGGAACATTCTGACGGAGACATCTTCCGGCAGCCAGCCAACAGGGAAGCT AGACACTCATACCATCGCTCCCATTATGACCTgtcacccagctctgccaggcaggTAGTCAACATTCCACGATTTGCCAATGCCAGGAGTAACCGTGGAGTCCTAACGGATCCCCAGCAGGCCTCAGGAACAATAGTACAAATCGTCATCAACAGCAAGCATAAGCATGGACGAG tttGTGTTTCAAATGGCAAAACATACTCACATGGTGAATCTTGGCATCCCAATCTCCGGGCCTTTGGAATTGTAGAGTGTGTGTTGTGCACCTGCAACATCACCAAACAAGAATGTAAGAAAATTCACTGTCCAGAACAATATCCCTGCAAATACCCTCAGAAAGTAGAAGGAAAATGCTGTAAAGTTTGTCCAG aagaagTGCCAAGTCAAACCTTTGACAACAAGGATTACTTCTGTGGGAAAGAGACATTTCCTGTCTATGAATCCATTTTCACAGAGGAAGGAGAAACCATCAGGAAAATTGCAATAGAGATTGAAAAGCCACCTCAAATAGAAATACATGTGTGGACAATTAGAATAG GGATTCTGCGTCACTTCTATGTTGAAAAACTGTCCAAGAGAGAATTTGAAGAACTTCCTTACTTCAAGTTGATAACAAGAACAACCCTTA gcCAGTGGAAAATATTTAGCGAGGGAGAAGCTCAGATCAGCCAAATGTGTGAAAGCAGAGTGTGCAGGACTGAGCTCGAGGATTTGGTAAAGGTTTTGTACCTTGAAAAGTCTGAAAAGGGTCACTGTTAA
- the CHRDL1 gene encoding chordin-like protein 1 isoform X2, protein MKRKWILEDFNFIFFGVLCLLFIDGGKLEQIKHSDTYCVFQDKKYRVGERWHPYLEPYGLVYCVNCLCSENGNVLCSRIRCPSLHCASPVHVPQLCCPRCPEDSLFSVSSKITGKSCEYNGTTYHHGEMFVAEGLFQNRQANQCAQCSCSEGNVYCGLKTCPKLTCSFPVSVPESCCPVCRGDGELSWEHSDGDIFRQPANREARHSYHRSHYDLSPSSARQVVNIPRFANARSNRGVLTDPQQASGTIVQIVINSKHKHGRVCVSNGKTYSHGESWHPNLRAFGIVECVLCTCNITKQECKKIHCPEQYPCKYPQKVEGKCCKVCPEVPSQTFDNKDYFCGKETFPVYESIFTEEGETIRKIAIEIEKPPQIEIHVWTIRIGILRHFYVEKLSKREFEELPYFKLITRTTLSQWKIFSEGEAQISQMCESRVCRTELEDLVKVLYLEKSEKGHC, encoded by the exons atgaaaagaaagtgGATATTGGaggattttaattttatcttttttggtGTGCTCTGCCTCCTTTTCATAGATGGAGGTAAACTAGAACAAATAAAAC ATTCAGATACATACTGTGTGTTCCAAGATAAGAAGTACCGTGTAGGAGAAAGATGGCATCCTTATCTAGAACCCTATGGCCTTGTTTACTGCGTTAATTGTCTTTGCTCAGAG aatggaaatgttttgtgcAGCAGAATAAGATGCCCAAGTCTACACTGTGCTTCCCCTGTGCATGTaccacagctgtgctgcccaCGATGCCCAG AAGACTCCCTTTTCTCAGTAAGCAGCAAAATCACTGGGAAATCCTGTGAATACAATGGCACCACCTACCACCATGGCGAAATGTTTGTGGCTGAGGGCCTTTTCCAAAACAGGCAAGCAAACCAGTGTGCCCAGTGCAGCTGCTCA GAAGGAAATGTGTACTGTGGATTGAAGACCTGTCCCAAATTAACTTGCTCTTTCCCAGTTTCTGTTCCGGAGTCCTGCTGTCCAGTTTGCAGAG GAGATGGAGAATTATCATGGGAACATTCTGACGGAGACATCTTCCGGCAGCCAGCCAACAGGGAAGCT AGACACTCATACCATCGCTCCCATTATGACCTgtcacccagctctgccaggcaggTAGTCAACATTCCACGATTTGCCAATGCCAGGAGTAACCGTGGAGTCCTAACGGATCCCCAGCAGGCCTCAGGAACAATAGTACAAATCGTCATCAACAGCAAGCATAAGCATGGACGAG tttGTGTTTCAAATGGCAAAACATACTCACATGGTGAATCTTGGCATCCCAATCTCCGGGCCTTTGGAATTGTAGAGTGTGTGTTGTGCACCTGCAACATCACCAAACAAGAATGTAAGAAAATTCACTGTCCAGAACAATATCCCTGCAAATACCCTCAGAAAGTAGAAGGAAAATGCTGTAAAGTTTGTCCAG aagTGCCAAGTCAAACCTTTGACAACAAGGATTACTTCTGTGGGAAAGAGACATTTCCTGTCTATGAATCCATTTTCACAGAGGAAGGAGAAACCATCAGGAAAATTGCAATAGAGATTGAAAAGCCACCTCAAATAGAAATACATGTGTGGACAATTAGAATAG GGATTCTGCGTCACTTCTATGTTGAAAAACTGTCCAAGAGAGAATTTGAAGAACTTCCTTACTTCAAGTTGATAACAAGAACAACCCTTA gcCAGTGGAAAATATTTAGCGAGGGAGAAGCTCAGATCAGCCAAATGTGTGAAAGCAGAGTGTGCAGGACTGAGCTCGAGGATTTGGTAAAGGTTTTGTACCTTGAAAAGTCTGAAAAGGGTCACTGTTAA